One stretch of Prunus persica cultivar Lovell chromosome G1, Prunus_persica_NCBIv2, whole genome shotgun sequence DNA includes these proteins:
- the LOC18787837 gene encoding protein TIC 22-like, chloroplastic isoform X1, protein MNLGNSKNAKISSPPKHNPLELSLQQAFTNIQNHCSGFLHHLSHFPVFNPNPSSLKTQLESTFANLQNQAKHAFNTGLSSSVPKHSSGKTPVWARIAVNNKTQTTNSPGNGSKAAMSTEAIEERLAGVPVYALSNAAEEFVLVSGASSGKSLGLFCFKKEDAEALLEHIRIMDPGMRSGSKVVAVALNKVFQLKVDGVAFRLIPEYSQVKNALKEKEKVGTSDDDGFPGVPVFQSRSLILRSQSKSYRPVFFRKEDLESSLSRASREQNQLNPAFRPGDVQVAVLEEVIKGMKEGSTSTWDDVVFIPPGFDISTDPTKQ, encoded by the exons ATGAACTTGGGGAACTCCAAAAACGCAAAAATTTCCTCACCACCCAAACACAATCCCCTCGAACTCAGCCTCCAACAAGCCTTCACCAACATCCAAAATCATTGCTCTGGTTTCCTGCACCACCTCTCTCACTTTCCTGTCTTCAACCCCAACCCCtcttccctcaaaacccaactcGAGTCCACCTTCGCCAACCTCCAAAACCAAGCAAAGCATGCATTCAATACTGGGTTGTCAAGCTCTGTTCCCAAACATTCTTCTGGGAAAACCCCAGTTTGGGCCCGAATTGCGGTAAATAACAAAACCCAGACCACCAATTCTCCTGGTAATGGGTCAAAAGCCGCCATGTCTACCGAGGCAATCGAAGAGCGGCTTGCTGGAGTGCCTGTTTATGCTCTCAGTAATGCCGCTGAGGAATTCGTGTTGGTTTCGGGTGCTTCAAGTGGAAAGTCTCTtggattgttttgtttcaagaAAGAGGATGCAGAGGCACTTCTTGAGCATATCAGAATTATGGACCCCGGAATGCGAAGCGGGTCTAAAGTGGTGGCCGTGGCTTTAAATAAG GTTTTTCAGCTCAAGGTTGATGGGGTAGCCTTCAGGTTGATTCCTGAGTATTCTCAAGTCAAGAACGCGCTTAAG GAGAAGGAAAAGGTTGGAACTTCTGATGATGATGGCTTTCCCGGGGTGCCAGTTTTCCAG TCAAGGAGCTTGATTCTTAGAAGCCAAAGCAAGAGCTATCGTCCAGTGTTTTTCAGGAAG GAGGACTTGGAAAGTTCACTATCAAGAGCTTCTCGCGAGCAGAATCAATTAAATCCTGCCTTCAGACCTGGGGATGTTCAG GTTGCTGTTCTTGAAGAAGTAATAAAGGGGATGAAG GAAGGTTCTACATCAACGTGGGACGATGTTGTTTTCATCCCTCCTGGATTTGATATCTCTACTGATCCTACCAAGCAATAG
- the LOC18787837 gene encoding protein TIC 22-like, chloroplastic isoform X2: MNLGNSKNAKISSPPKHNPLELSLQQAFTNIQNHCSGFLHHLSHFPVFNPNPSSLKTQLESTFANLQNQAKHAFNTGLSSSVPKHSSGKTPVWARIAVNNKTQTTNSPGNGSKAAMSTEAIEERLAGVPVYALSNAAEEFVLVSGASSGKSLGLFCFKKEDAEALLEHIRIMDPGMRSGSKVVAVALNKVFQLKVDGVAFRLIPEYSQVKNALKEKEKVGTSDDDGFPGVPVFQSRSLILRSQSKSYRPVFFRKEDLESSLSRASREQNQLNPAFRPGDVQVAVLEEVIKGMKPK; the protein is encoded by the exons ATGAACTTGGGGAACTCCAAAAACGCAAAAATTTCCTCACCACCCAAACACAATCCCCTCGAACTCAGCCTCCAACAAGCCTTCACCAACATCCAAAATCATTGCTCTGGTTTCCTGCACCACCTCTCTCACTTTCCTGTCTTCAACCCCAACCCCtcttccctcaaaacccaactcGAGTCCACCTTCGCCAACCTCCAAAACCAAGCAAAGCATGCATTCAATACTGGGTTGTCAAGCTCTGTTCCCAAACATTCTTCTGGGAAAACCCCAGTTTGGGCCCGAATTGCGGTAAATAACAAAACCCAGACCACCAATTCTCCTGGTAATGGGTCAAAAGCCGCCATGTCTACCGAGGCAATCGAAGAGCGGCTTGCTGGAGTGCCTGTTTATGCTCTCAGTAATGCCGCTGAGGAATTCGTGTTGGTTTCGGGTGCTTCAAGTGGAAAGTCTCTtggattgttttgtttcaagaAAGAGGATGCAGAGGCACTTCTTGAGCATATCAGAATTATGGACCCCGGAATGCGAAGCGGGTCTAAAGTGGTGGCCGTGGCTTTAAATAAG GTTTTTCAGCTCAAGGTTGATGGGGTAGCCTTCAGGTTGATTCCTGAGTATTCTCAAGTCAAGAACGCGCTTAAG GAGAAGGAAAAGGTTGGAACTTCTGATGATGATGGCTTTCCCGGGGTGCCAGTTTTCCAG TCAAGGAGCTTGATTCTTAGAAGCCAAAGCAAGAGCTATCGTCCAGTGTTTTTCAGGAAG GAGGACTTGGAAAGTTCACTATCAAGAGCTTCTCGCGAGCAGAATCAATTAAATCCTGCCTTCAGACCTGGGGATGTTCAG GTTGCTGTTCTTGAAGAAGTAATAAAGGGGATGAAG CCAAAGTAA
- the LOC18787835 gene encoding uncharacterized protein LOC18787835, translated as MTNPTSNTDGDNPSPAPTVLPSPIVTSMPVVINIKLDRSNYPLWLPQIVPILRSQNLMEFDDGTCVCPSPTLTGGTAAKTAYSTWIQQDQLILSWINSSLTPSVLSTLSRNQNAHTSWQALESRYASTSQNRILHLRNEIFRTMKGDLSINDYLDQMNASADNLALAGKPVNDDELVQIIMNSLGPTYDMIVSAVQTHDTPITYDTLEALLLTAKRQMVEQVVPMPKNGPSAFVATCGHGGFHPRNFGRGAVLPTREGFPNQRGGSSRGTLSTQHTTNFGESSASATPRIVC; from the coding sequence ATGACTAATCCCACTTCCAACACTGATGGAGATAACCCCTCTCCTGCTCCCACCGTACTTCCATCTCCTATTGTGACCTCCATGCCCGTTGTCATCAACATCAAATTAGATCGATCTAACTATCCACTCTGGCTACCACAGATCGTTCCCATCCTGAGAAGTCAAAACCTCATGGAGTTTGACGACGGTACCTGTGTCTGTCCATCACCCACTCTTACTGGAGGCACTGCGGCCAAAACTGCATACTCTACCTGGATTCAACAGGATCAACTGATCCTTAGTTGGATCAATAGTTCCCTTACACCATCCGTGTTGTCTACTCTATCTAGAAATCAGAATGCTCACACATCCTGGCAAGCCTTAGAGAGTAGATATGCCTCCACGTCCCAGAACAGGATTTTGCATTTGCGAAATGAAATATTCAGAACCATGAAGGGTGATTTGTCTATCAATGACTACCTCGATCAAATGAATGCCAGTGCCGACAACCTGGCTCTTGCTGGAAAGCCAGTCAATGATGATGAACTTGTTCAGATTATTATGAACAGCCTTGGTCCAACTTATGATATGATTGTCAGTGCAGTTCAAACTCATGATACACCTATCACTTATGATACTCTTGAAGCTCTTCTCTTGACGGCTAAACGTCAGATGGTGGAGCAAGTTGTTCCGATGCCGAAGAATGGACCATCGGCTTTTGTTGCTACTTGTGGACACGGTGGTTTCCATCCTCGAAACTTTGGACGTGGTGCTGTTTTGCCCACTCGTGAAGGCTTTCCAAACCAGCGAGGAGGTTCTTCTCGTGGTACTTTGTCAACTCAGCATACTACCAATTTTGGGGAGTCTTCAGCATCGGCTACTCCAAGAATTGTTTGCTAG